Part of the Mauremys mutica isolate MM-2020 ecotype Southern chromosome 1, ASM2049712v1, whole genome shotgun sequence genome is shown below.
aggagttcctcaGTCTAATtaggcacatgaaattgcaagcccattagcaagaatttttaatgaatcagtaaactcaggggttgtaccatacgactggagaattgctaacatagtttctatttttagaaacggaaaaaagtgatccgagtaactataggcctgttagtttgacatctatagtatgcaaggtcttggggaaaaaaatgaaggagaaagtatttaaggacattgaggtcaatggtaattgggacaaaatacaacatggttttacaaaagatagatcatgccaaaccaacctgatctccttctttgagaaggtaacagattttttagacaaaggaaacacagtggatctaatttacctcgatttcagtaaggcatttgatacggttccacatggggaattattagttaaattggaaaagatggggatcaatatggaaattgaaaggtggataaggaactggttaaaggggagactacaacaggtcgtactgaaaggtgaactgtcaggctggaaggaggttactagtggagttcctcagggatcggttttcggaccaatcttatttaatctttttattactaaccttggcacaaaaagtgggagcgtgctaataaagtttgcggatgacacaaagctgggaggtattgctaacacagagaaagaCCAggctatcatacaggaagatctggatgaccttgtaaactggagtaatagtaataggatgaaatttaatatgaaaagtgcaagatcatgcatttagggattaataacaagaatttgggttataaattggggacacatcggttgtaagtaacagaggaggagaaggacctcagagtattggttgatcacaggatgactatgagccgccaatgtgttatggccgctaaaaaagctaatgcggttttaggatgcatcaggcgaggtatttccagcaaagataaggaggtgatagtaccattatacaaggcactggtgagacctcatctggaatactgtgtgcagttctggtttcccatgtttaagaaggatgaattcaaactggaacaggtacagagaagggctactaggatgatccgaggaatggaaaacctgtcttatgaaaggagactgaaagagcttagcttgtttagcctaagcaaaagaaggctgaggggggaaatgattgctctttataaatatatcagagggataaatatcagggagggagaggaattatttaagcttattagcaatgtggacacaagaacaaatggatatgggcaattaatttggcaactgatctttgattattagcaggtaaatatgcccagtggtctgtgatgtgatgttagatggggtgggatctgagttactacagagaattctttcctgggtgtatggctggtgagtcttgcccacatgttcagggtttagctgatcaccatatttggggtcgggaaggaattttcctccagggcagattggcagaggccctgagggtttttcgccttcctctgcagcatggggcccgggTCATTTTCCTGGAGGATTATCTGCACCTTGAAGTCCTtcaaccatgatttgaggacttcaataactcagacataggtcaggggtttgttacagtagtgggtgggtgagattctgtggcctgcgttgtgcaggaggtcggactagatgatcataatagtcccttctgaccttaaagtctatgagtctataagtctATTGAGTGAAGAAAGCACTCTTTTCTTATCTGTTCTGAATTTGCCACATTTCAGCTTAATTGAATGTCCTCTTAATCatgtgttatgagacagggaggACACAATCTCAATCTACTGTTCACCAGTCAGTAATTTATATACTTTCCTCATTTCTCTCTTAATCATTTCCGTTCTAAGATAACAATACCAGTCCCAATACATATCACCCCCCAACCTTGATCATTCTCTCTACCCTTCCCTGAACTACTCTTGTTCTGCAATGTGAGGTTTGAGAAGGGTACTCAGTACTGCACAGAGAAATCTAAAGGAGGGTGAAACATTGACTGACCGATCTCATGGCAGTGTATTTTGTGTATGATTCCCCATCTAACTCCTCTTGGATCCCAAGGTTTTGTCTAATATCTGGCCGTGCTTGCACTGTGAGTAGGGTTTCATGTATCTATGTGTTATGATGCCCATGTCCCTATCCTAAGTTCATAGAGTTAAATTAGAACCTTGTAAGGTATTTGAGTAGTTCAAGTTTTTCCCACCAATGGGCAGACATGTTGCAGTTGTTGACATAGAAAGTCATGGGCAATTATGGTGCTCAGTCACCTGACTTGATTATCTCCCTCTGAGGACTTCTCTGGACGTGGCTATGACCTGAATAATTGGGTTACATATGTAAATGTTGACACCTCACTGCTCACTCCCCTTTATAGATTGGTTATAAACTATGTGACCCACCCCTgctgtgcttctctccctttgcAGGCACCTTGAGCATTTCTAAGTGAGATTGCTGCATCGACCACCTCATGGCAGCTTTCAACCTCTCCCCCTCTGACTCTTCAACATTCATCCTAATGGGCATCCCTGGACTGGAAGCTGCCCAtgtctggatttccatccctttctctataTTCTACATTGTCAGCCTGTTGGGAAATTTCACAGTTCTGTTTGTTGTAGGCAAAGAGAagaccctgcacaagccgatgtacctTCTTCTCTGCATGCTGGCACTCACAGACATCACCATGTCTAACTCTGTCATGCcaaaggcactgtgtatattttggttcaatttgaaaaGCATTACTGTGGGTGGCTGTCTCACCCAAATGTTCTTCCTTCATGCGGGTTCTACTGCACATTCAGCCATCCTCGTGACAATGGCCTTTGATCGCTatgttgccatatgtaaccctctgagatacaCCACCATCCTCACCAATGCACGAATAGCTAAACTAGGGCTCGTGGGTTTCACGAGAGCTGTTCTCTtcatcctgcctctgcccctgctcctgagcaggcAGCCTTTCTGTACCAACCACATTATCCCCCACACGTACTGTGACCACATAGCTGTGGCGAAGATATCGTGTGGGGACATCACAGTCAACAATATGTATGGTTTGGTAACGGGGTTCCTAGTCATTGGGTTAGACCTGACACTCATTGCCTTGTCCTACAGTCTGATCATGAGGGCTGTCCTCAGAATCTCCTCTAAGAAATCCCACCAGAAAGCCCTCAgca
Proteins encoded:
- the LOC123364589 gene encoding putative olfactory receptor 52P1, coding for MAAFNLSPSDSSTFILMGIPGLEAAHVWISIPFSIFYIVSLLGNFTVLFVVGKEKTLHKPMYLLLCMLALTDITMSNSVMPKALCIFWFNLKSITVGGCLTQMFFLHAGSTAHSAILVTMAFDRYVAICNPLRYTTILTNARIAKLGLVGFTRAVLFILPLPLLLSRQPFCTNHIIPHTYCDHIAVAKISCGDITVNNMYGLVTGFLVIGLDLTLIALSYSLIMRAVLRISSKKSHQKALSTCTAHICVMLTSYTPYLFSILTHRFGQGIAPHVLIILANLYSLVPPMINPIIYGVKTKELREKVGKYICRM